Proteins encoded within one genomic window of Aspergillus nidulans FGSC A4 chromosome VII:
- a CDS encoding DUF218 domain protein (transcript_id=CADANIAT00009235), with amino-acid sequence MQMPNHLIIVCCHAIYLGGPSKGRDEEEWLIERFQHGETPTFTEHVKAGIRLLAGDEGALLVFSGGATKRPATELAEGESYLNLARDNEFFGYASSIDSSRVAVEMHATDSYQNVLFSILRFRLHTGRYPDQVTVVTHEFKRERFMSCHFPAVGLDKPGSGNVIGINPPEEVTPLKELLDGEEKRGLGLWKRDTYGVGAELKEKRMKRGWVDGLEKGLWVGVGLEPVVEELVHWNGGSTGNELFPNIMELPWCRNMKY; translated from the exons ATGCAGATGCCTAACCACCTCATAATTGTCTGCTGCCACGCAATTTACCTCGGTGGGCCGAGTAAAGGTcgcgacgaggaggaatg GCTAATCGAGCGGTTTCAACATGGGGAAACACCGACATTCACAGAGCATGTCAAGGCTGGGATTCGGCTTTTGGCAGGGGATGAGGGGGCGTTGCTTGTTTTTTCTGG AGGCGCAACGAAACGGCCTGCGACTGAACTGGCGGAAGGGGAGTCGTATTTG AACCTCGCAAGAGATAATGAATTTTTTGGTTACGCATCAAGTATAGACTCAAGCAGGGTAGCAGTTGAAATGCACGCCACGGATTCGTACCAGAACGTGCTCTTCTCGATTCTCCGCTTCCGCCTACACACGGGCAGATACCCAGACCAGGTAACAGTAGTGACGCACGAGTTCAAGCGGGAGCGGTTTATGAGTTGCCATTTTCCTGCTGTGGGGCTGGACAAGCCCGGGAGTGGGAATGTTATTGGGATTAACCCGCCGGAGGAGGTAACACCATTGAAAGAGCTGCTGGACGGGGAGGAAAAAAGAGGACTTGGGTTGTGGAAGCGTGATACGTATGGTGTTGGGGCTGAGttgaaggaaaagaggatgAAGCGGGGGTGGGTTGACGGCTTGGAGAAGGGGCTGTGGGTTGGTGTAGGGTTGGAGCCcgtggtggaggagttggTCCATTGGAATGGGGGAAGTACAGGGAACGAGTTGTTTCCTAATATAATGGAATTGCCATGGTGCAGAAACATGAAGTACTGA
- a CDS encoding spindle checkpoint protein MAD2 (transcript_id=CADANIAT00009236) produces MSTSKDKSKDKVHKLSIKGSSKLVAEFFEYSINSILFQRGVYPPEDFTTVKKYGLNMLVTADDQVKAYIKKIMSQLNKWMLGGKISKLVVVITDKETGEHVERWQFDVQIFGKQKSQSTRKSGDKENDTPGDVGQPETVEKTEKQIQEEIQAIFRQITASVTFLPVLDGDCTFNVLVYADADSDVPVEWGDSDAKDIKNPEKVQLRSFSTNNHRVETMVSYRLAD; encoded by the exons ATGTCAACCTCAAAAGACAAATCCAAGGACAAGGTCCACAAGCTCTCCATCAAAG GATCTTCGAAGCTTGTGGCTGAATTC TTTGAATACTCGATCAACTCAATTCT TTTCCAACGAGGGGTGTATCCTCCTGAGGATTTCACAAC TGTCAAGAAATATGGATTGAACATGCTCG TTACCGCCGATGACCAGGTGAAAGCgtacatcaagaagattatGTCTCAATTGAACAAGTGGATGCTGGGCGGCAAAATTTCCAAGTTGGTTGTGGTTATTACAGACAAGGAAACTGGGGAGCATGTGGAACGGTGGCAGTTTGATGTGCAAATATTCGGGAAGCAAAAGAGTCAATCAACCCGGAAGTCGGGCGATAAAGAGAACGATACGCCGGG GGATGTCGGCCAGCCCGAAACAGTGGAGAAAACCGAAAAGcagattcaagaagagaTCCAAGCCATTTTCCGCCAAATCACTGCTTCCGTCACGTTCCTTCCTGTCTTGGATGGAGACTGCACATTTAACGTCTTGGTTTATGCGGATGCAGACTCCGATGTTCCTGTTGAATGGGGTGACAGTGACGCCAAAGACATCAAGAACCCTGAGAAAGTCCAGCTCAGGAGTTTCAGCACAAATAACCATCGTGTGGAAACCATGGTCAGCTACCGCCTAGCTGATTAG
- a CDS encoding GTPase GUF1 (transcript_id=CADANIAT00009237) has protein sequence MRGCLQLARWLSAAPNWPASSLLKAPGSSFATRLFTTTSSYKAKGPSKVPMTDLEARISAIPIERYRNFCIVAHVDHGKSTLSDRLLELTGTIKPGMNKQVLDKLDVERERGITVKAQTCTMIYNHKGEDYLLHLVDTPGHVDFRAEVSRSYASCGGALLLVDASQGIQAQTVANFYLAFSQGLELIPVINKVDLPSAEPERALEQLEQSFELDTEDAVLVSAKTGLNVEQLLPTVVEKIPAPIGDCKRPLRMLLVDSWYDSYKGVICLVRVFDGEVRAGQQVVSFATGIKYYVGEVGIQYPLETPQTVLRAGQVGYIFFNPGMKRSKEAKIGDTFTTVGSEKAVQPLPGFEEPKAMVFVAAYPVDADHFEHLEDSINQLVLNDRSITVQKESSEALGAGFRLGFLGTLHCSVFEDRLRQEHGASIIITPPSVPVKVVWKDGKEDIITNPNRFPDEDDVRMKVAELQEPYVMATLTFPDEYLGTVIELCEANRGEQKSLEYFTPTQVILKYELPLAQLVDDFFGKLKGGTKGYASLDYEESGWKPSNIVKLQLLVNKAPVDAVARLVHYSQTDRLGRQWVTKFKEHVDRQLFEIIIQAAVGKKIVARETVKPYRKDVLAKLHASDVSRRRKLLEKQKEGRKRLRAVGNVVIEHKAFQAFLAK, from the exons ATGCGAGGATGCCTGCAATTAGCCAGATGGCTGAGCGCGGCTCCAAATTGGCCTGCGTCCAGCCTTCTTAAGGCGCCCGGATCTTCCTTCGCGACTCGTCTTTTCACCACCACTTCCTCCTACAAAGCAAAGGGACCGTCAAAGGTGCCAATGACAGATCTTGAAGCAAGGATATCTGCGATTCCGATTGAACGATACCGCAACTTCTGTATTGTCGCGCACGTTGATCATGGAAAGAGCACGCTCTCCGACCGACTTTTGGAGCTCACCGGCACGATTAAACCGGGCATGAACAAGCAGGTTTTGGACAAGCTCGATGTCGAACGCGAACGAGGTATTACAGTAAAGGCACAGACATGTACCATGATATACAACCATAAGGGGGAGGACTATCTCCTGCATCTTGTTGATACCCCGGGCCACGTCGACTTCCGCGCGGAGGTGTCGCGAAGTTATGCAAGCTGTGGTGGAGCGCTGCTTCTGGTCGATGCTAGTCAAGGTATTCAAGCGCAGACTGTTGCAAACTTCTACCTCGCCTTTTCGCAAGGCCTGGAATTGATTCCCGTCATCAACAAGGTGGATCTCCCGTCAGCCGAACCGGAACGGGCTCTAGAACAATTGGAACAGTCCTTTGAACTTGACACAGAGGATGCAGTTCTGGTCTCAGCCAAGACTGGTTTGAATGTTGAACAGCTGCTTCCTACGGTGGTAGAGAAGATTCCCGC GCCGATCGGCGACTGTAAGAGACCTCTCCGTATGCTACTCGTTGATTCTTGGTATGATTCCTACAAAGGCGTGATATGTTTGGTCCGTGTCTTCGACGGTGAGGTTCGGGCTGGCCAGCAAGTCGTTTCTTTCGCAACTGGCATTAAGTACTACGTTGGCGAAGTTGGTATCCAATATCCGCTTGAAACGCCGCAAACAGTTCTCCGTGCTGGCCAAGTTGGATACATCTTCTTTAATCCGGGTATGAAACGAAGCAAAGAGGCCAAGATTGGTGATACTTTCACAACAGTCGGGTCCGAGAAGGCCGTGCAGCCGCTGCCTGGTTTCGAGGAGCCGAAGGCAATGGTCTTTGTCGCTGCATATCCCGTAGATGCGGACCATTTCGAACACTTGGAGGACAGTATTAATCAACTTGTTCTCAATGACCGGAGTATCACCGTGCAGAAAGAGTCTTCGGAAGCGCTCGGAGCCGGTTTCAGACTGGGATTCTTGGGTACTTTGCACTGCTCGGTGTTCGAGGACCGTCTTCGTCAGGAGCATGGGGCCAGTATTATCATAACCCCACCGTCAGTTCCGGTCAAGGTTGTTTGGAAGGACGGGAAGGAAGACATTATCACAAACCCCAATCGCTTccccgacgaggacgacgtgCGCATGAAGGTTGCGGAACTGCAAGAGCCGTACGTTATGGCCACCCTGACCTTCCCGGATGAATATCTGGGAACAGTCATCGAACTTTGCGAAGCGAACCGCGGAGAGCAGAAAAGCCTTGAATACTTCACCCCGACGCAAGTCATTCTCAAGTATGAACTGCCTTTAGCGCAGTTAGTCGACGATTTCTTTGGCAAGCTCAAGGGAGGGACGAAAGGATACGCATCTCTGGACTACGAGGAGTCCGGCTGGAAGCCTAGTAACATCGTCAAGCTGCAACTCCTTGTCAACAAAGCTCCGGTTGATGCTGTCGCCCGGCTCGTACATTACAGCCAGACCGACAGACTGGGAAGGCAATGGGTGACCAAGTTCAAAGAGCACGTCGACCGACAGCTGTTTGAGATtatcatccaggctgcagtGGGCAAAAAAATCGTTGCGCGTGAGACTGTCAAGCCGTACCGAAAAGACGTGTTGGCGAAACTCCATGCCAGCGATGTCAGTAGACGAAGAAAGttgctggagaagcaaaaAGAAGGTCGCAAGAGGCTTCGAGCCGTCGGAAATGTGGTGATTGAGCATAAGGCTTTCCAAGCGTTCTTAGCAAAGTAG
- a CDS encoding DNA-directed RNA polymerase III core subunit RPO31 (transcript_id=CADANIAT00009238) — protein sequence MQPLEGVQADLGKAQVIDRVPKVIKELKFGVLSNDDIVSQGVVEVSDRKFFNLENDRSIVPNGPLDARMGISNKTSTCQTCGGALQVCNGHFGHVRLVLPAFHVGYFKRVISILQEICKECSHILLPEAERRAFLREMRRPRLDNLRRMQIAKRVNDRCRKTRTCENCGAVNGVVKKTGTSSLKITHDKFRAFNASTSAKKIPPPSKIVFDRSLEEARSSNPEVEKHHKKAQDDLNALRVLNLFKRISDSDCELLGLDPKEARPEMFLWQFIPAPPVCIRPSVGQDASSTEDDLTAKLGDIVQSNINLKNALLKGAPVQTIMECWDYMQLQIAVYINSDVPGLNKADLGKPIRGFVQRLKGKQGRFRGNLSGKRVDFSGRTVISPDPNLRVDEVAVPELVAKNMTYPEVVNRYNKEKLQQCVRNGQKKWPGANYIIKKGNPLKTMLKYGNLKFIADQLQEGDIVERHIEDGDIVLFNRQPSLHKLSILSHFAKVRPHRTFRLNECVCNPYNADFDGDEMNLHVPQTEEARAEAMELMGVKNNLATPKNGEPIIGAIQDFISAAYLLSSKDNFFDRRSFTQICLYMLGPQTRFDLPPPAVFKPQMLWTGKQVFNILMRPNKDDPVLVNLDAACKQFKPPKGNQPRDLDPNDSWLVVRNSEVMCGVMDKSTVGSGKKDNVFYIMLRDFGPAAAAEGMNRLSKLSARWFSNMGFSIGITDVYPSDRLVQSKNDLVEAAYAQCDEVIAKYKAGTLEKYPGCDELQTMENQLSGILSKVRQQAGDECIAQLSKYNSPLIMATSGSKGSSINVSQMVALVGQQIIGGQRVQDGFQDRTLPHFPKNARQPPSKGFVRNSFFSGLLPYEFIFHAMSGREGLVDTAVKTAETGYMSRRLMKSLEDLSTGYDDTVRNSSQGIVQFQYGDDKLDPVDMEGKAKPVHFDRTFIHAETTTYKNEERSLSPAEIMEVCEEMLSKERAKLARYDLMGAELDYMDRSDHGVDQFESARDFLDSIQQYVQTKADKLISRGGDSDPSDERTIKGLNHTGKLTERTLRTFIAECLMKYKKAQVEPGHAVGAVGAQSIGEPGTQMTLKTFHFAGVAGMSITQGVPRIKEIINASKEISTPVISCELVEKRNIVAARMAKGRIEKTFLRDIIHYVRETWTGKEAYLTVKINWDTISALELDLTVGKIRQAIENHRRFKSEDLKLRSTRSHIHIHIDLDPASKEKLSKTEIAATSSDPFLRLKALKRLLPDIQVLGHPQANRAIIRTDDKSDTNTLLVEGYGLRQCMNTVGIDGLRTRSNNVMETREVLGIEAARSTIIQEISEVMKDMDIDPRHMQLLADVMTYKGEVLGITRFGLAKMRDSVLQLASFEKTADHLFDAGGAGRTDLIEGVSECIIMGKTVSLGTGAMEVVRKMNFFEGQIGPKKTIFEDAWNDVHGERKTKKRKM from the exons ATGCAGCCTCTGGAGGGTGTGCAGGCGGACCTGGGCAAGGCCCAGGTCATCGACCGTGTCCCCAAAGTGATCAAGGAACTCAAATTTGGTGTACT GTCCAACGACGACATTGTCAGCCAAGGCGTAGTCGAAGTGTCCGACAGGAAattcttcaacctcgaaAATGACCGTTCTATTGTTCCAAATGGCCCGCTCGACGCGCGCATGGGTATCTCGAATAAGACTTCAACCTGCCAGACATGCGGCGGCGCACTGCAGGTTTGCAACGGCCACTTCGGTCATGTGCGGCTTGTTTTGCCCGCTTTTCATGTGGGTTATTTCAAGCGTGTGATTAGTATTCTGCAGGAAATTTGCAAGGAGTGCTCCCATATTCTGCTCCCCGAAGCAGAACGCCGCGCCTTTCTCCGTGAGATGCGCCGCCCGCGACTGGATAACCTGCGACGGATGCAGATCGCCAAACGAGTCAACGACCGCTGCCGCAAGACCCGAACCTGCGAAAACTGTGGTGCTGTTAATGGGgtggtgaagaagacaggtACTAGCTCTCTTAAGATCACGCATGACAAATTCCGTGCGTTTAATGCCTCGACATCGGCAAAGAAGATCCCGCCACCTAGCAAGATCGTCTTCGATAGGTCACTAGAGGAAGCTAGAAGTTCTAATCCGGAGGTCGAGAAACATCACAAAAAAGCTCAGGACGATTTGAATGCGCTGCGGGTGTTGAATCTGTTCAAGCGCATCTCGGACAGTGATTGTGAATTATTAGGACTGGACCCTAAGGAAGCAAGGCCGGAGATGTTCCTCTGGCAGTTTATCCCTGCGCCGCCAGTGTGTATTCGTCCGTCCGTCGGTCAAGATGCTTCATCGACTGAGGATGATCTGACGGCTAAGCTGGGAGATATCGTCCAGAGTAACATCAACCTCAAAAATGCTTTGCTAAAAGGAGCTCCAGTGCAGACGATCATGGAGTGCTGGGACTATATGCAGCTTCAGATTGCCGTCTACATCAACAGCGATGTCCCCGGTCTGAACAAGGCAGACCTCGGGAAGCCTATTCGAGGTTTCGTGCAGCGTCTGAAGGGTAAACAGGGTCGATTCCGTGGTAACCTGTCTGGAAAGCGTGTTGATTTCTCTGGTCGAACTGTTATCTCGCCCGATCCCAACCTTCGCGTCGATGAGGTTGCTGTCCCGGAATTGGTGGCAAAGAACATGACATATCCCGAAGTGGTCAACAGGTACAATAAAGAAAAGCTACAGCAATGCGTTCGAAATGGACAGAAGAAGTGGCCGGGTGCCAACTATATCATCAAAAAGGGCAACCCCCTAAAGACCATGCTTAAGTATGGTAATCTGAAATTTATTGCCGATCAGCTGCAGGAAGGAGATATCGTCGAGCGTCATATCGAAGACGGTGATatcgtcctcttcaaccGTCAGCCTTCTCTCCACAAACTCAGTATCCTTTCCCATTTTGCCAAAGTTCGCCCTCACCGGACATTCCGACTAAATGAGTGTGTATGTAACCCATACAATGCGGATTTCGACGGAGACGAAATGAATCTTCACGTTCCTCAGACGGAGGAGGCGAGAGCTGAAGCCATGGAGTTGATGGGTGTGAAAAACAACCTGGCGACACCCAAGAACGGAGAGCCTATCATTGGAGCCATTCAAGATTTCATTAGTGCTGCCTATTTGCTTAGCAGCAAGGATAATTTCTTCGACCGGCGTAGTTTTACCCAGATCTGCTTATACATGCTTGGTCCGCAAACGCGTTTCGATCTTCCGCCACCCGCAGTGTTTAAGCCACAGATGCTCTGGACGGGAAAGCAGGTCTTCAATATTCTGATGCGGCCTAATAAGGATGACCCGGTTTTGGTCAATCTCGACGCCGCGTGCAAACAGTTTAAGCCGCCAAAGGGGAATCAACCAAGAGACCTGGACCCCAACGATTCGTGGCTCGTCGTTCGAAATTCCGAGGTCATGTGTGGTGTGATGGACAAATCTACTGTCGGTTCCGGAAAGAAGGACAATGTCTTCTATATCATGCTTCGTGATTttggccctgctgctgctgctgagggaATGAACCGTTTGTCGAAACTGTCAGCCCGTTGGTTCTCAAACATGGGCTTTTCTATCGGTATCACAGATGTCTATCCAAGCGATAGACTAGTACAATCGAAAAACGACCTCGTTGAAGCAGCGTACGCACAGTGTGATGAAGTTATTGCCAAGTACAAAGCTGGAACCCTTGAAAAGTATCCTGGATGTGACGAACTGCAGACAATGGAAAACCAACTATCTGGTATTCTAAGTAAAGTCCGTCAGCAGGCCGGTGACGAATGTATTGCTCAGCTGAGCAAATACAACTCCCCCCTGATTATGGCTACGTCCGGATCGAAAGGTTCTAGTATCAACGTGTCTCAGATGGTCGCTCTCGTCGGTCAACAAATTATTGGTGGTCAGCGTGTGCAGGACGGTTTCCAGGACCGGACTCTACCTCATTTCCCCAAAAACGCCCGACAGCCCCCTTCCAAGGGTTTCGTGCGGAACAGTTTCTTTTCGGGTCTCCTTCCTTACGAATTCATCTTCCACGCCATGTCCGGTCGTGAAGGTTTGGTCGATACTGCGGTCAAAACTGCTGAAACCGGATACATGTCGCGTCGTCTGATGAAATCTTTAGAAGATCTTTCTACTGGTTATGATGACACTGTTCGAAATTCTTCTCAGGGCATCGTCCAATTCCAGTACGGTGACGATAAATTAGACCCCGTCGATATGGAGGGCAAAGCCAAGCCGGTCCACTTCGATCGAACTTTCATCCACGCTGAAACGACAACGTATAAGAACGAGGAACGAAGCTTGTCCCCTGCCGAGATCATGGAAGTATGTGAGGAGATGCTCTCAAAAGAACGCGCCAAGCTAGCGCGATATGATCTAATGGGTGCTGAACTCGACTATATGGATCGAAGCGACCATGGAGTTGACCAGTTCGAGAGCGCTCGGGATTTCCTTGATTCAATTCAACAATACGTCCAAACCAAGGCGGACAAACTGATCTCTCGAGGTGGTGACAGCGACCCATCTGACGAGAGGACCATCAAGGGTCTAAACCATACTGGAAAGCTGACGGAGAGGACGCTTCGGACGTTCATTGCTGAGTGTTTGATGAAGTATAAGAAAGCTCAAGTTGAGCCAGGACACGCTGTGGGTGCCGTTGGTGCGCAGTCCATTGGAGAGCCGGGTACGCAAATGACACTGAAGACTTTCCACTTTGCTGGTGTCGCCGGTATGAGTATCACACAGGGTGTTCCCCGTATCAAGGAAATCATCAACGCCTCCAAGGAGATCAGTACTCCTGTTATTTCCTGCGAGCTTGTCGAGAAGCGCAACATCGTCGCGGCTCGCATGGCGAAGGGACGCATCGAAAAGACCTTCCTACGCGATATCATCCACTACGTTCGCGAAACTTGGACTGGAAAAGAGGCATACCTGACAGTTAAAATTAACTGGGACACAATCAGCGCCCTTGAACTCGATCTGACGGTGGGAAAAATACGTCAGGCCATTGAGAACCACCGACGATTCAAGTCAGAAGACTTGAAGCTGCGGTCAACCCGCTCCCACATTCACATCCATATTGACCTGGATCCCGccagcaaagagaagctgtCAAAGACTGAAATTGCCGCTACCAGCTCAGAccccttcctccgcctcaaGGCTCTTAAACGCCTGCTTCCAGACATCCAAGTTCTCGGCCACCCGCAAGCTAACCGTGCCATCATTCGTACCGACGACAAATCGGATACTAAcaccctcctcgtcgaagGTTACGGTCTCCGCCAGTGCATGAACACAGTCGGTATCGACGGCCTACGCACCAGATCCAACAACGTCATGGAAACTCGTGAGGTACTGGGTATTGAGGCAGCGCGGTCAACAATCATTCAGGAAATCAGCGAGGTCAtgaaggacatggacatCGATCCGCGTCATATGCAGCTCCTTGCCGACGTCATGACTTACAAGGGTGAAGTTCTCGGTATCACGCGATTTGGTCTCGCAAAAATGCGGGATTCTGTTCTGcaacttgcttctttcgAGAAGACTGCGGACCACCTCTTCgatgctggtggagctgGCCGCACCGATCTTATCGAGGGCGTCTCGGAGTGTATCATCATGGGGAAGACGGTGTCGCTTGGTACCGGTGCGATGGAGGTAGTCCGCAAGATGAACTTCTTCGAGGGCCAGATCGggccgaagaagacgatctTTGAGGATGCATGGAATGATGTCCATGGCGAGCGAAAgacgaaaaagaggaagatgtaG
- the bud32 gene encoding serine/threonine protein kinase BUD32 (transcript_id=CADANIAT00009239) yields the protein MPPTNRPPPFSTILSSASLPSYSSTDELTPIYQGAEAHLYKTTFLSPSQPAALKIRPSKPYRHPILDRRLTRARILQEARCLQKLVKEGVSVPALLGVDWEPSAGDGSSWLVMEWIEGEPVRVILEEWEAYLKGIEREKRLGLGEGVQGSEEEKVRGLMRRIGRAVGGLHRAGVIHGDLTTSNLMLRPLGSADTTETIEERDQSPSMAGEVVMIDFGLAMQSSQDEDRAVDLYVLERAFGSSHPRTERFFEEVLVGYRESYKGAVSALKRLEDVRMRGRKRSMIG from the coding sequence ATGCCACCAACGAACCGCCCCCCACCATTTTCCACCATTCTTTCTTCCGCGTCCCTTCCTTCTTACTCTTCAACAGATGAATTAACACCAATATATCAAGGCGCTGAAGCGCACCTCTACAAAACTACGTTCCTCTCACCGTCCCAGCCCGCCGCGCTCAAAATCCGCCCGTCAAAACCCTACCGGCACCCGATCCTCGATCGCCGCCTAACCCGCGCCCGCATATTACAAGAAGCGCGTTGTCTCCAGAAGTTAGTGAAAGAGGGTGTATCGGTCCCCGCATTATTGGGTGTGGATTGGGAGCCGAGTGCTGGAGATGGGAGCTCTTGGCTTGTTATGGAATGGATTGAGGGTGAGCCTGTCAGGGTTATTCtggaggaatgggaggcaTATTTGAAAGGCAttgagagggaaaagaggcTGGGCTTGGGAGAGGGTGTGCAAgggagcgaggaggagaaggttcGCGGGCTTATGCGGAGGATTGGGAGGGCTGTTGGGGGGTTGCATAGAGCGGGTGTTATACATGGGGACTTGACAACGAGCAATCTTATGCTGCGCCCTTTGGGCTCTGCAGATACGACTGAAACCATAGAGGAGAGGGATCAGTCACCCTCTATGGCAGGTGAAGTTGTCATGATTGACTTCGGACTCGCGATGCAGAGCTCCCAGGATGAGGACCGCGCGGTGGATCTCTATGTCCTAGAACGGGCTTTTGGGAGCTCGCATCCACGAACGGAAAGGTTTTTCGAGGAAGTTCTTGTTGGGTATAGAGAAAGTTATAAGGGTGCGGTCTCGGCTCTGAAGAGACTGGAAGATGTGAGGAtgagaggaaggaagaggagcatgaTTGGGTAG
- a CDS encoding putative gamma-cysteine synthetase regulatory subunit (transcript_id=CADANIAT00009240): protein MKLVLSTSNIMTSGGPSVIRQPSTFKSNVELINSLRANFQAAQQSIPSEPSTADSAAWTKQEDDTLYIPAVDFSQRGLAEERSQYDITVKLFYLPGIPVSRRCAHTKQAIDLVLKELHVDSIDLLIVSFPGIHFDAEDDSEEEESISVDGGSSFEHEDDFDSLVQTWKCLESLHEQGKILQLGVAEFGSERLARFLEHTRVKPAVNQINLKDCCVVPKSLILYAKEQKIDLLTHNDCNDILPKGTIRELLGPGERGAGILAPTPELDGKDGGLVKGDIETQWVVKYTAVVKDRGVVENKGYFALADVGSCVEA, encoded by the exons ATGAAGTTGGTACTCTCGACCTC GAATATAATGACCTCCGGAGGTCCGTCCGTAATCCGGCAGCCGTCAACATTCAAGTCAAATGTCGAACTAATCAACTCACTTCGCGCAAATTTCCAAGCCGCACAGCAATCCATCCCTTCCGAACCCAGCACAGCAGACAGCGCCGCCTGGACAAAACAAGAAGACGATACGCTCTACATTCCCGCTGTAGATTTCTCCCAGCGTGGGCTCGCCGAAGAACGCTCACAGTACGACATCACTGTCAAACTATTCTACCTCCCGGGGATCCCCGTTTCGCGACGTTGTGCACACACAAAGCAAGCGATCGATCTTGTCCTGAAAGAGCTACACGTCGACTCGATTGATTTACTTATTGTATCATTTCCGGGGATCCATTTTGATGCGGAAGACGacagtgaggaagaagaaagtatCTCGGTTGACGGCGGGAGCAGCTTCGAACATGAAGACGACTTCGATAGCCTCGTGCAGACGTGGAAATGTCTTGAATCCTTACATGAGCAGGGGAAGATACTGCAGCTTGGCGTTGCGGAATTTGGAAGCGAGCGGTTAGCCCGATTTCTGGAGCACACGCGCGTTAAGCCCGCAGTAAACCAGATCAATTTGAAGGACTGCTGTGTTGTTCCGAAGAGTTTGATTCTGTATgcgaaggagcagaagatcgATTTGTTAACGCATAATGATTGTAACGATATCTTGCCCAAGGGGACGATTAGGGAGTTGCTGGGGCCTGGGGAGCGGGGGGCCGGGATCCTGGCTCCAACGCCGGAGTTGGATGGCAAGGATGGTGGTTTGGTCAAGGGGGATATTGAGACGCAATGGGTGGTTAAGTATACGGCTGTGGTGAAGGACCGAGGGGTTGTTGAGAACAAGGGCTACTTTGCGCTTGCGGATGTTGGGAGCTGCGTTGAGGCTTGA
- a CDS encoding aldo/keto reductase family protein (transcript_id=CADANIAT00009241) — protein MAALQSLRSTYRMNSGHEIPVLGYGVDSAIMYGNEKACGRAIAASGIDRSQIFFTTKIPPDSMGYNATKRAIDSSLRTAEQEYFDLILLHAPYGGKEARRGSWKALVEAQRAGKTKSIGVSNYGIHHLDELEAYIQSSGDDGVRESKIDVGQYELHPWLDRSEIVEWLQKRNIIVQAYSPLAHGTRMREPLLKKLGYKYGKSPAQIMIRWGLQKGFVPLPKSVTPSRIQENTEVFDFELDEEDMKSLHTGEYSPTDWDPTLDYD, from the exons ATGGCCGCCCTTCAGAGTCTGCGTTCCACATATCGCATGAACTCGGGGCATGAGATCCCGGTCCTAGGTTACGGC GTCGACTCGGCCATCATGTACGGCAATGAGAAAGCCTGTGGGCGCGCAATTGCTGCCTCGGGGATTGATCGCTCACAGATATTTTTCACTACCAAGATTCCGCCAGACTCGATGGGGTATAATGCCACGAAACGGGCTATCGACTCGAGTCTACGGACTGCAGAGCAGGAATACTTCGACCT AATCCTCCTTCACGCCCCTTACGGCGGCAAAGAAGCCCGACGGGGCTCATGGAAAGCGCTTGTTGAGGCCCAGAGAGCCGGAAAGACAAAGTCAATTGGTGTGTCTAACTATGGTATCCACCATctcgacgagcttgaagcaTACATCCAGTCCAGTGGCGATGACGGTGTGAGAGAAAGTAAGATTGATGTTGGGCAGTATGAGTTACATCCATGGCTCGATCGGTCGGAAATTGTCGAGTGGTTGCAGAAAAGAAATATTATTGTCCAGGCTTATTCACCGCTAGCGCATGGGACGAGGATGCGAGAGCcattgttgaagaagttggggTACAAGTATGGAAAATCGCCAGCGCAGATTATGATTCGATGGGGATTGCAGAAG GGCTTTGTTCCTCTTCCCAAGTCAGTCACTCCTAGTCGCATCCAGGAAAATACCGAGGTGTTCGACTTTGaattggacgaggaggatatgaAGTCCTTGCATACAGGGGAGTATTCGCCAACAGACTGGGATCCTACTCTTGATTATGATTAG